The following coding sequences lie in one Rutidosis leptorrhynchoides isolate AG116_Rl617_1_P2 chromosome 4, CSIRO_AGI_Rlap_v1, whole genome shotgun sequence genomic window:
- the LOC139840965 gene encoding uncharacterized protein yields MSTEAAASMRWHEEGRTKDGLLRHPVDSLAWQTFDHKYPEFAKESRPSAPGNNIDVYLEPLVDELKLLWDHRVETYDSSTNNNFQMRTGMVWTISNFPAYANLSGWSTKGKLACPSCHKRTKWIRLRRSRKFVFMGHRRLLSKRHAYRKDKNSFDGTKELETKPTFLTGSDVLNELNGIDEFKFGKLVKDNPVLPYNWKKRSIFFKLPYWKDNLIQHNLDVMHIEKNVCDSVIGTLMNLDGKTKDHINGRYDLEEMGIRKKLHPEVLENNKVYLPPACFSMNKKEKDRFCRMLKAVKVPDGYSANISRCVQLNPPKIGGLKSHDNHILMQQLLPICIRNSLPKHVRSVVIKLCRYYRRLCCKVLDPTELVQMENDIGKILYDMERIFPPSFFDVMVHLSVHLAYEARIGGIVHYRWMYPIERYLATLKSYVRNRSKPEGSISEGYLADECLKSRNYDDGGKEDGLPIFSMPGRPIGARKMALLSLDHLAKAHSYVLFNCSELESFRTEHLSILQRENKKEHQHLIQRMHSNKFEKWFGKHVRKLHKQGVDGISEDLRHLANGPSEYTEKKRKTQNNGVMLEATTNSFSSVRDKNPIFGSVTYYGVLKEIIELQYGADKKVVLFRCDWISNGSSQKEDENGFTMLNFRRLKEDKEPFILASQAQQVFYVKDCVHKGWKVVIKTKPRDSYEMDALTFLDDVETHMQSETGMGPQID; encoded by the exons ATGTCAACTGAAGCTGCTGCCTCCATGAGATGGCACGAAGAGGGTCGCACGAAAGATGGTTTACTGAGACATCCGGTAGATTCACTAGCTTGGCAAACATTTGATCATAAATATCCTGAATTTGCAAAGGAATCAC GACCATCTGCGCCAGGGAATAATATAGACGTATATTTGGAACCTCTAGTGGATGAGCTAAAGTTGTTGTGGGATCATAGAGTAGAGACATATGATTCATCAACAAACAATAACTTTCAAATGCGTACTGGTATGGTATGGACAATAAGTAACTTTCCGGCGTATGCCAACTTATCTGGATGGAGCACTAAAGGTAAACTTGCATGTCCATCCTGCCATAAGCGTACAAAATGGATTCGGTTGAGACGTAGTAGGAAATTTGTTTTTATGGGACATCGTCGATTGTTGTCAAAGAGACATGCGTATCGGAAGGATAAAAATTCGTTTGATGGCACGAAAGAGTTGGAGACTAAACCAACTTTCTTGACAGGTTCAGACGTTCTCAATGAGCTAAATGGTATTGATGAATTTAAATTTGGGAAACTAGTCAAGGACAACCCAGTATTGCCGTATAATTGGAAGAAGAGAAGTATATTCTTCAAATTACCGTACTGGAAAGACAACTTGATACAACATAATCTAGATGTAATGCATATTGAGAAAAATGTATGTGATAGTGTCATTGGAACATTAATGAATTTAGATGGAAAGACAAAAGATCATATAAATGGGCGTTATGATTTAGAAGAAATGGGAATTCGAAAGAAACTACATCCCGAAGTTCTAGAAAACAACAAAGTATATTTGCCACCTGCGTGTTTCTCAatgaataaaaaagaaaaagatagATTTTGTCGGATGCTTAAAGCAGTGAAAGTTCCAGATGGTTATTCAGCTAATATTTCAAGATGCGTTCAACTCAACCCTCCAAAAATTGGTGGCCTAAAAAGTCACGACAATCATATTTTGATGCAACAGTTGCTTCCAATTTGCATACGAAATAGTCTACCTAAGCATGTCCGCTCTGTTGTGATCAAGTTGTGTCGTTACTATAGACGCTTATGCTGTAAAGTTCTCGATCCAACTGAATTGGTTCAAATGGAAAATGATATTGGAAAAATACTTTACGATATGGAGAGGATTTTTCCACCGTCGTTCTTTGACGTAATGGTTCATCTTTCTGTTCACCTTGCTTATGAGGCTAGAATTGGAGGAATAGTGCATTATCGTTGGATGTATCCAATTGAGAG GTATTTAGCCACATTAAAATCTTATGTGCGAAACAGGAGTAAACCTGAGGGTTCAATATCGGAAGGATATCTAGCTGATGAGTGTTTG AAAAGTAGAAACTATGATGACGGTGGTAAGGAGGATGGTCTACCAATATTTTCTATGCCGGGTCGACCCATTGGTGCTAGAAAAATGGCTTTACTATCTCTAGATCATTTGGCTAAAGCACATTCATATGTGTTGTTCAATTGTAGTGAACTGGAATCCTTTAGAAC AGAACATCTGAGTATTCTTCAGCGTGAAAATAAGAAAGAACATCAGCATTTGATACAGCGTATGCACAGTAATAAATTCGAGAAATGGTTTGGGAAACAT GTTCGTAAGCTGCATAAACAAGGTGTAGACGGAATATCAGAAGATCTAAGGCATTTGGCAAATGGCCCATCTGAGTAT ACAGAGAAGAAAAGGAAAACGCAGAATAATGGAGTAATGCTCGAGGCAACAACAAATAGCTTCTCAAGTGTTAGAGATAAAAATCCTATCTTTGGGTCCGTAACATATTACGGGGTTTTAAAAGAAATCATTGAGCTACAGTATGGTGCTGACAAAAAAGTAGTCTTGTTCCGATGTGACTGGATCTCAAATGGTTCAAGTCAAAAGGAAGATGAAAATGGGTTTACAATGCTCAATTTTCGTCGATTGAAGGAAGATAAAGAGCCGTTCATACTAGCAAGTCAAGCACAACAAGTGTTTTATGTTAAAGATTGTGTTCACAAAGGATGGAAAGTTGTTATCAAGACAAAGCCTAGAGATTCTTATGAAATGGATGCACTAACATTTCTTGATGACGTGGAAACACACATGCAGAGCGAAACAGGTATGGGTCCTCAAATTGATTAA